A stretch of the Halomonas sp. BDJS001 genome encodes the following:
- a CDS encoding BCCT family transporter, whose product MDALARKLGLKTDPTIFFTSAGIMILFLVVLLIAPGPIGEAFGAGREWIVTNLGWFFILGVTSWVAFLLWAALSRYGAIRLGGNDAKPAYDNISWFTMLFAGGIGTVLMFWGVAEPISHFSNPPRPDVVPFSVEAADDAMSFSIYHLGLHTWAIFTMPGLAFAYFIYRYNLPMRFSSVFYPLLGERIYGPLGKSLDVFAILGTLFGVAVSIGLGTQQINAGLTELFDIPDAVITKVIIIAILTSVAVGSIVAGLDSGVKRLSNINIAMAVGLLLFVLFTGSTVFLLRAVVETFGLYITNLLPMAFWNDTLASYSREGGAWGWQGSWTVFYWAWTVTWSPFIGIFVARISRGRTIREFVLGVLFAPSIFTLVWFAIFGWSAMEIDGIGADAREALGDQAGLLSAAVGESIPLAMFAFFENFPAATLIQGLAVVIVAIFFATSSDSASLVVDMLCTGSADPGPWHQRVFWGVSEGMLAAMLIVLAGDAGLTALQEVITVVGLPMFILVFAMMFALYRGLSHEDLSEVRVGNPPKREELAPDE is encoded by the coding sequence ATGGATGCACTAGCGAGGAAACTGGGTCTCAAGACGGATCCCACTATTTTTTTTACGTCCGCAGGGATCATGATCCTTTTTCTTGTGGTGCTGCTGATTGCGCCGGGCCCCATAGGGGAGGCCTTTGGTGCAGGGCGGGAGTGGATCGTTACCAACCTTGGCTGGTTCTTTATTTTAGGGGTGACGAGCTGGGTGGCCTTTCTGCTGTGGGCTGCGCTTAGCCGTTACGGGGCGATCCGTTTGGGCGGCAATGATGCAAAGCCAGCCTACGACAATATTTCCTGGTTCACCATGCTGTTCGCGGGGGGAATCGGAACGGTGTTGATGTTCTGGGGGGTGGCGGAGCCTATTTCCCACTTTTCTAACCCACCCAGGCCGGATGTTGTGCCTTTCTCTGTGGAAGCCGCCGACGATGCCATGAGTTTTTCGATCTATCATCTGGGGCTGCATACCTGGGCGATTTTCACGATGCCAGGGTTGGCGTTTGCGTACTTCATCTATCGCTACAACTTGCCGATGCGCTTTAGTTCAGTATTTTATCCGCTGCTAGGTGAGCGCATTTACGGGCCGCTGGGCAAATCCCTTGATGTCTTCGCGATACTGGGCACGCTGTTTGGGGTGGCCGTCTCTATCGGCTTGGGTACCCAACAGATCAACGCGGGGCTAACGGAACTGTTTGATATTCCAGATGCCGTTATCACCAAAGTCATCATTATCGCCATACTCACCTCTGTCGCCGTGGGGTCGATTGTCGCGGGGCTCGATTCAGGCGTGAAGCGCCTCTCCAATATCAATATCGCCATGGCCGTTGGCCTGTTGCTGTTTGTGCTCTTTACCGGTTCGACCGTTTTCCTTTTGCGGGCGGTGGTCGAAACCTTCGGCCTCTATATAACGAACCTGCTGCCGATGGCGTTCTGGAATGACACGCTTGCAAGCTACTCCAGAGAGGGCGGTGCCTGGGGGTGGCAGGGTAGCTGGACAGTCTTCTATTGGGCCTGGACGGTAACGTGGTCGCCCTTTATCGGCATCTTTGTAGCGCGCATTTCACGCGGGCGTACGATTCGCGAGTTCGTCCTTGGCGTGCTTTTCGCCCCCTCCATCTTCACGTTGGTTTGGTTTGCGATCTTTGGTTGGTCGGCAATGGAGATTGATGGGATTGGCGCTGATGCCCGAGAAGCACTGGGCGATCAGGCTGGCCTTTTATCCGCCGCCGTAGGTGAAAGCATTCCACTCGCCATGTTCGCGTTCTTTGAGAATTTCCCGGCCGCCACCTTAATTCAGGGGTTGGCCGTTGTGATCGTCGCTATCTTCTTTGCCACCTCATCCGACTCTGCATCCCTGGTTGTAGATATGCTATGCACCGGCAGTGCGGATCCCGGCCCATGGCACCAACGCGTGTTTTGGGGCGTCTCTGAGGGCATGCTGGCCGCGATGCTGATTGTGCTTGCAGGTGATGCCGGGCTTACCGCCTTGCAGGAAGTGATTACGGTAGTTGGCCTGCCAATGTTCATTTTGGTGTTTGCTATGATGTTCGCGTTGTACCGGGGCCTTTCCCATGAGGATCTGAGCGAGGTAAGGGTGGGCAATCCACCCAAGCGGGAGGAGTTAGCGCCGGATGAATAG
- a CDS encoding DUF1538 domain-containing protein, translating into MFYVRAFGQSLLHALKNLLPIVAVVVFFQLVVLQQAPENTLSMAVGLLIVAVGVALFLQGLELSIFPVGKSLSNQFAKRGSVPILLAFGFAMGFSAVVAEPALIAVAQQAQDISAGKIDALTLRLLVAISVGMVIALGVFRIIIGYPLHWFMIIGYITVVIVTWFAPEEIIGLAYDSGGVTTNIVTVPLIAALGIGLAASIRGRNPLTDGFGLVALAVMVPMITVQLYGIIVYSGEGLDDVQVLAPKSEGNAISGALKMLLELAEMLRDVLPIILTILFFQYIVLRRGLSNPRKIVFGFVLVIFGLYAFVVGLKMGLFPIGTSMAEQLIELERFGFIYLFAFMIGFATTMAEPALLAVGKQAEEAAAGRINGNAIRLLVALGVALGISIGVHRIIVGGSMHYYIIGGYTLVIILTALAPKYIVALAYDLGGVTTSEVTVPLVTALGIGLAANIEGRSVLIDGFGLIAFASIFPIVTVMTYAIVMHWWTNRREVHS; encoded by the coding sequence GTGTTCTACGTTCGCGCTTTCGGCCAATCGTTGTTACACGCCTTGAAAAATTTGTTGCCGATTGTGGCGGTCGTGGTGTTTTTCCAATTGGTCGTACTTCAACAAGCGCCTGAAAATACGCTGAGCATGGCAGTCGGTTTGTTAATCGTGGCGGTAGGCGTTGCGCTGTTTCTTCAGGGCCTTGAGTTGAGCATCTTTCCGGTCGGCAAAAGTTTGTCCAATCAATTTGCCAAAAGAGGCTCGGTGCCGATTCTACTGGCGTTTGGGTTTGCGATGGGATTTTCTGCTGTGGTCGCCGAGCCGGCGCTAATTGCGGTCGCTCAGCAAGCCCAGGATATTAGCGCTGGCAAAATTGATGCACTCACACTCCGCTTGCTGGTTGCCATCTCCGTCGGCATGGTCATTGCGCTGGGGGTTTTCCGTATTATCATCGGCTACCCTCTGCACTGGTTTATGATCATAGGCTATATCACGGTTGTCATTGTCACCTGGTTTGCCCCGGAAGAAATCATTGGCCTGGCCTATGACTCAGGGGGTGTTACCACCAATATTGTCACGGTTCCCCTGATTGCTGCCCTGGGGATTGGCCTGGCCGCGTCCATCCGCGGCCGAAACCCGTTGACCGATGGTTTTGGATTGGTTGCATTGGCCGTCATGGTGCCGATGATCACCGTGCAGCTCTACGGCATTATCGTCTACAGCGGCGAGGGCTTAGACGATGTTCAGGTGTTGGCTCCAAAGAGTGAAGGTAACGCAATTTCCGGCGCGCTTAAAATGCTGTTGGAACTGGCTGAGATGTTGCGAGACGTGCTGCCCATCATACTAACCATCCTATTCTTCCAATACATTGTGCTGCGGCGCGGACTCTCTAACCCTCGCAAAATAGTGTTTGGCTTTGTGCTGGTCATTTTTGGGCTCTACGCCTTTGTGGTGGGCCTCAAAATGGGGCTTTTCCCGATCGGCACCAGCATGGCCGAACAACTCATCGAGCTGGAACGCTTCGGCTTTATTTATCTATTTGCCTTTATGATTGGGTTTGCTACCACCATGGCCGAACCAGCGTTGCTGGCGGTGGGTAAGCAAGCAGAAGAAGCTGCCGCAGGGCGGATTAACGGCAACGCTATTCGACTGCTGGTTGCCCTTGGCGTGGCCCTTGGCATCAGCATTGGAGTGCACCGCATCATTGTCGGTGGCTCAATGCATTACTACATCATAGGCGGCTACACACTAGTGATCATCCTGACCGCGCTAGCGCCTAAATATATCGTTGCCCTGGCTTACGACTTGGGAGGAGTCACTACCTCTGAGGTCACCGTGCCGCTGGTAACCGCGCTGGGCATTGGTTTAGCCGCCAATATTGAGGGCCGCAGCGTCCTGATTGACGGTTTCGGGCTGATTGCTTTCGCGTCTATTTTCCCTATTGTTACCGTTATGACCTATGCCATTGTGATGCATTGGTGGACAAATCGCAGAGAGGTGCACTCATGA
- a CDS encoding transcriptional regulator, producing MKFSVLVAIVPEDQEQECIDSARDLGAGGITVMTGRGISNTAKKTFFGLTYDGSQSVLVMVLEKSLSLQILKAIQQLLMPQENDSQGLVFTFPLEHLGGIDVSQFHKFEQHLKENI from the coding sequence ATGAAGTTTTCCGTTCTCGTTGCCATTGTTCCGGAAGATCAGGAACAGGAATGCATCGATTCCGCCCGTGATCTTGGCGCCGGGGGCATTACCGTGATGACAGGTCGTGGCATAAGCAATACCGCTAAGAAAACCTTTTTCGGGCTTACCTACGACGGTAGCCAGAGCGTTCTGGTAATGGTGCTCGAAAAAAGCCTGTCACTGCAAATTCTAAAAGCCATCCAACAGCTACTGATGCCCCAGGAAAACGACTCTCAGGGGCTGGTGTTTACCTTTCCGCTAGAGCATCTCGGCGGCATTGACGTATCCCAGTTCCATAAATTTGAACAACACTTGAAAGAGAATATTTGA
- a CDS encoding CBS domain-containing protein produces MKLVKDVMVSDVACVSPFAKLREALSLMKKHNVKSLVVEKQHPNDAYGLITYTNILKTVVAEEGDIDLLNVYDACAKPALSVGKSLSVRQVAAMMTEHRVKRILVLEDNDLLGFVTMDDIMAVLLEQVE; encoded by the coding sequence ATGAAACTGGTCAAGGATGTGATGGTTAGCGATGTAGCTTGCGTTTCCCCCTTTGCTAAACTTCGGGAAGCGCTAAGCTTGATGAAGAAGCACAACGTAAAATCGTTGGTTGTTGAGAAGCAGCATCCCAACGATGCCTATGGGCTTATCACCTACACCAATATTCTTAAAACAGTGGTGGCTGAGGAAGGCGATATCGACCTTCTTAACGTCTATGACGCCTGCGCCAAACCAGCGCTGTCGGTCGGCAAAAGCCTGTCAGTACGGCAGGTAGCAGCAATGATGACCGAACACCGGGTAAAGCGCATTTTGGTACTGGAAGACAACGACCTGCTAGGTTTTGTCACCATGGACGATATCATGGCGGTCTTGCTGGAACAGGTAGAGTAG
- a CDS encoding ATP-grasp domain-containing protein, whose amino-acid sequence MDSVKGTETPKDPNKGYIALLGWSINAIKAAQKFDRRYIVVAPEWAADFCTANNIPFIPWDFIRLNDRSMEIAVRLKEEGVDVAIPLFEETVEWSGAINSVLLDSPRMFGQSILFRDKALMKRRAQLGGIRVGIFEEAHEKEDVVRFMKRVNQTLLKLDGDPDDPIHVKAFDKAGCLGHRMIRTIEEIDNIPDEEYPLLMESHLSGWEFAVEAWIHDGKIQFLNISEYVTLGYSVFVPATAELESWRNAITKQIELLIKTFDIQFGLIHPEYFVTADGEMYFGEVAYRPPGFKAFELIEKAYGFNAYQASMLVFDPKSTKEEVAAFFPKEVVDAKGYAGCFGVYPRRRVVSKLEMPEETINHPYFESHELVAPAEETVPDRSAFGTHWGLIFFFGDDPIKMRDLLKAQEDLDFYV is encoded by the coding sequence ATGGACTCGGTCAAAGGTACGGAGACTCCCAAAGATCCAAACAAAGGTTATATCGCTCTATTGGGCTGGAGCATCAATGCGATCAAGGCGGCGCAAAAATTTGACCGTCGTTACATCGTTGTGGCGCCCGAGTGGGCAGCAGATTTCTGCACCGCTAATAATATTCCTTTTATTCCATGGGACTTTATTCGTCTGAATGATCGCTCCATGGAAATTGCTGTACGGTTGAAGGAAGAGGGGGTTGATGTTGCCATCCCGCTGTTTGAAGAAACCGTTGAGTGGTCGGGCGCGATCAACTCTGTTCTCCTCGACAGCCCACGCATGTTCGGGCAGTCCATTCTGTTCCGCGACAAGGCATTGATGAAGCGCCGCGCGCAGTTGGGTGGTATACGCGTCGGGATATTCGAAGAGGCGCACGAGAAAGAGGATGTTGTCCGCTTTATGAAGCGCGTCAATCAGACGTTGCTTAAACTGGATGGTGATCCGGATGACCCGATTCACGTCAAAGCGTTCGACAAGGCCGGTTGTCTTGGCCACCGCATGATTCGCACAATAGAAGAGATCGATAACATCCCGGATGAAGAGTATCCGCTGCTGATGGAAAGCCACTTGAGCGGATGGGAGTTTGCCGTTGAAGCCTGGATACACGATGGAAAAATTCAGTTTCTGAACATTTCGGAATATGTAACGTTAGGCTACTCAGTATTTGTACCCGCAACCGCAGAGCTCGAGAGCTGGCGCAATGCGATTACCAAGCAGATCGAGTTGCTGATCAAAACCTTCGATATCCAGTTTGGCTTGATTCATCCCGAGTACTTCGTGACGGCTGACGGTGAAATGTACTTTGGCGAGGTTGCTTACCGCCCCCCCGGTTTTAAAGCGTTTGAGCTGATTGAGAAGGCCTACGGATTTAACGCTTATCAGGCATCGATGCTGGTGTTCGATCCGAAAAGTACCAAAGAGGAGGTGGCTGCCTTCTTCCCCAAAGAAGTGGTCGATGCTAAGGGGTATGCAGGCTGCTTTGGCGTGTATCCACGCCGTCGTGTGGTCAGTAAGCTGGAAATGCCCGAAGAAACGATTAATCACCCATACTTCGAGTCACATGAACTGGTCGCCCCCGCTGAAGAGACAGTGCCTGACCGGTCAGCCTTCGGAACACACTGGGGCCTGATCTTCTTCTTTGGTGACGACCCCATCAAAATGCGCGATCTGCTGAAAGCCCAAGAGGATCTGGACTTTTACGTCTAA
- a CDS encoding cobyrinic acid a,c-diamide synthase produces MLGFLQGFSYGLFMTCLPWLLVGLFNPGLAVPVMAPSRLQVIARYCLVVPSISMLLWLTSLWGGFSPSLFGWLTGLVAIPVALPAERTLRGWLSRRRQRRHEAQREAEAQRRRAQEERNAFEAGVLVLDPARPPEGANDLVLAMCRVKQRLLDVQRPDLAILSDRLYSRYRHVMDVLGERFHTGELAFERSQGLVTQVCFGAVDTLTTMASQARGVVSVDGNYVRSRLEREGKRLSDEERAALVRRLDLLVETEHSLNKLSARIESALTVLDDTAVSMARIETARPQASVTTEKALEDLRLFVEGAERYARKE; encoded by the coding sequence ATGTTGGGATTCCTGCAGGGATTTTCCTATGGCCTGTTTATGACCTGCCTGCCCTGGCTACTGGTCGGCCTGTTCAATCCTGGCTTGGCGGTTCCAGTGATGGCGCCCAGTCGCCTCCAGGTGATCGCCCGCTATTGCTTGGTAGTCCCTTCCATCAGCATGCTGCTGTGGCTGACCTCCCTATGGGGTGGGTTCAGCCCTAGCCTGTTTGGTTGGCTTACAGGCCTTGTTGCCATTCCTGTGGCACTCCCCGCCGAGCGAACGCTACGCGGCTGGCTGTCCCGCCGTCGCCAGCGTCGCCATGAGGCCCAAAGAGAGGCTGAAGCACAGCGTCGCCGTGCTCAGGAAGAACGCAATGCCTTTGAAGCGGGCGTCCTGGTGCTCGATCCCGCAAGACCACCCGAGGGAGCCAACGATTTGGTATTGGCCATGTGCCGGGTAAAGCAGCGCCTACTCGACGTCCAGCGCCCCGATCTAGCGATCCTCTCCGATCGGCTCTACAGCCGCTATCGTCACGTGATGGACGTACTGGGTGAGCGGTTCCACACTGGAGAACTGGCCTTCGAACGTTCGCAAGGGCTGGTCACTCAAGTGTGCTTTGGCGCGGTTGATACATTGACAACCATGGCGTCACAGGCACGCGGAGTGGTGAGTGTGGATGGCAACTACGTGAGAAGTCGGCTGGAGCGGGAGGGCAAACGGTTAAGCGATGAGGAACGGGCCGCCCTGGTGCGGCGCCTTGATCTGCTCGTGGAGACCGAACATAGCCTGAATAAACTCTCCGCCCGCATCGAGTCCGCCCTGACCGTCCTCGACGATACCGCTGTTTCCATGGCCCGTATCGAGACGGCCCGTCCCCAGGCGTCGGTCACCACTGAGAAAGCGCTGGAGGATCTGCGCCTCTTTGTAGAAGGCGCCGAGCGTTATGCACGCAAGGAGTAA
- a CDS encoding toxic anion resistance protein, protein MAQQPDDGRRLSLPPVDEIADQLEARHFAASQADSTATDAHGIDLEIDLEIDPELEAMADRFVEDILAEGDEESTIRQRRAVDEMGLELQQQAAHRSAMLQTPLRKLAHQGDEGGPVAKALTDLRGRMEGLDPARHRLAPTTLDRVLAVIPGLDSRLQRYFRKFENTQQALDAIIEDLESGRDMLHRDNLTLNDDQQALTKILGELNRQIALGRIIDRRLQDEIAARDSDDPRRHFLEEELLFPLRQRIVDLQQQLAVSQQGVLALEVIIRNNRELMRGVDRAINVTVSALTVAVTVAMAMANQRLVLDRIEALNTTTAQMIGGTAKALRQQGVDIQKRASSAMLDMQVLEEAFREVMGAIDDLSSYRQDALPRLDEQINRMAALAKQGNASIERLQEGNKSQPQEGRDPS, encoded by the coding sequence ATGGCTCAGCAACCTGATGACGGACGTCGACTCTCCCTGCCACCGGTGGACGAGATCGCTGATCAGTTGGAAGCCAGACACTTCGCAGCTAGTCAGGCCGATTCGACCGCCACTGACGCGCATGGCATAGACCTTGAGATAGATCTTGAAATAGACCCTGAACTTGAAGCCATGGCCGACCGCTTTGTCGAGGATATCCTTGCCGAAGGTGATGAGGAGTCTACGATTCGCCAGCGCCGTGCCGTTGACGAGATGGGGCTTGAGTTGCAACAGCAGGCAGCCCATCGCAGTGCCATGCTACAAACGCCGCTGCGCAAGCTGGCCCACCAGGGTGACGAAGGCGGGCCAGTTGCCAAGGCACTGACCGATTTGCGTGGGCGCATGGAAGGGCTCGATCCCGCGCGCCACCGCTTGGCGCCGACCACGCTGGATCGCGTTCTGGCGGTCATTCCCGGCCTCGACAGTCGTCTGCAGCGCTACTTTCGCAAGTTCGAGAATACCCAACAAGCGCTTGACGCGATCATCGAAGATCTGGAAAGCGGCCGCGACATGCTACACCGTGACAACCTCACCTTGAACGATGACCAGCAGGCGTTAACTAAAATACTAGGCGAGCTGAACCGCCAAATTGCCCTGGGCCGCATAATCGATCGCCGTCTGCAAGATGAAATCGCCGCTCGCGATAGTGATGATCCGCGGCGTCACTTCCTAGAGGAGGAGTTGCTCTTTCCCCTGCGTCAGCGCATCGTCGACCTACAGCAGCAACTGGCTGTAAGTCAGCAAGGCGTGCTGGCGCTGGAGGTCATCATCCGCAACAACCGAGAGTTGATGCGCGGTGTGGACAGGGCGATTAACGTCACCGTCTCGGCGCTCACCGTCGCGGTCACTGTGGCGATGGCGATGGCGAATCAGCGCTTAGTGCTGGATCGCATCGAAGCCCTTAACACCACCACAGCGCAGATGATTGGCGGCACCGCCAAAGCGCTACGTCAACAAGGCGTGGATATCCAGAAACGGGCCTCCTCCGCAATGCTCGACATGCAAGTACTCGAGGAGGCGTTCAGGGAGGTAATGGGTGCCATTGACGATCTATCCAGCTACCGGCAAGACGCCCTGCCCCGTCTGGACGAGCAAATCAACCGCATGGCGGCCCTGGCGAAGCAGGGAAATGCCTCCATTGAGCGTCTTCAAGAAGGTAACAAGTCGCAACCTCAGGAGGGTCGCGACCCCAGCTGA
- a CDS encoding DUF3617 domain-containing protein produces the protein MLKKSLLATLLVAASMPAWSLDIKPGHWKMTRNMQGNLPPELTQELAYEECITQEEVDDLEGTFRESMTAANAHDLVFTHSENTLNVTAAITASNPSISMDVTMTRHSDEHTRTISEVSPEGGEPFTIIQEGHWVKEDC, from the coding sequence ATGCTGAAGAAAAGCCTGCTTGCTACGCTGCTGGTTGCAGCTTCAATGCCTGCTTGGAGTCTTGATATTAAGCCAGGTCATTGGAAAATGACACGAAATATGCAAGGCAACCTCCCTCCAGAATTAACGCAAGAGCTAGCATATGAGGAGTGTATTACTCAAGAAGAGGTTGACGATCTTGAAGGTACTTTTCGGGAGAGTATGACGGCAGCGAATGCTCATGACTTAGTATTTACACATAGTGAAAACACTCTGAATGTGACAGCAGCTATTACAGCATCCAATCCAAGTATAAGTATGGATGTAACAATGACTAGACATAGTGATGAACACACTAGAACCATTAGCGAGGTAAGTCCTGAAGGTGGGGAGCCATTCACAATAATTCAAGAAGGACATTGGGTTAAAGAAGACTGTTAA
- a CDS encoding DUF3617 domain-containing protein, with amino-acid sequence MLRKSLIATLLVTASLPAWAFELKPGLWEQTIESNALGGETPQEMTDQQCITEEEAKDPEAAFRSDFSEAGFTDIEFTQSGNTVHASASNSYGDQDVEINITITQHSEEHTTSKTELISSETITTTQENRWIAGDC; translated from the coding sequence ATGCTACGGAAGAGCCTAATTGCCACACTGCTGGTAACAGCTTCGCTGCCTGCTTGGGCTTTTGAATTGAAGCCAGGTCTGTGGGAACAGACCATTGAAAGTAATGCTCTTGGTGGTGAGACCCCGCAGGAAATGACCGATCAGCAATGTATTACAGAAGAGGAAGCTAAAGACCCTGAAGCGGCATTTCGCAGTGACTTCAGTGAGGCTGGATTTACTGATATTGAGTTCACGCAGAGCGGCAACACAGTTCATGCTTCTGCGTCTAATTCATACGGTGATCAAGATGTTGAGATTAATATCACCATTACGCAGCATAGCGAAGAGCACACTACCTCCAAGACCGAGCTGATTAGTAGCGAAACAATTACAACGACCCAAGAAAACCGTTGGATTGCAGGAGACTGCTAA
- a CDS encoding transporter substrate-binding domain-containing protein, with protein MSHLSVGITTVLTSLLFAVPAHPDTPLRLAVVDVPFEPFEYRLPDGTLTGFEVELGEEACRRIERECEWVEQGWDGIIPGLLARKYDAIMSSMAITDARREQVLFSEPYYSNPSVWVTLTGQEIDIEDHEALEGLSVGVQRGTIRDEYITDTYGDLVDVRRYATDEDLAVDARAGHIDDITHSRCRHSKSMLKAAESLPARR; from the coding sequence ATGTCCCACCTCTCAGTAGGTATAACAACTGTACTTACATCACTACTATTCGCCGTTCCAGCCCACCCTGATACCCCGCTGCGTCTCGCCGTCGTGGACGTTCCCTTCGAGCCTTTCGAGTATCGTCTACCAGATGGCACTCTGACTGGCTTCGAGGTGGAGCTGGGAGAAGAAGCGTGTCGACGCATCGAACGCGAGTGCGAGTGGGTGGAGCAAGGCTGGGATGGCATCATCCCTGGTTTATTGGCACGCAAATACGACGCTATCATGTCCTCCATGGCGATCACCGATGCACGTCGCGAACAGGTACTGTTCTCCGAACCCTACTACAGCAACCCTAGTGTTTGGGTGACACTGACAGGCCAAGAGATTGATATTGAGGATCATGAAGCTCTTGAAGGTCTTTCGGTAGGTGTGCAGCGTGGCACCATCCGCGATGAATACATTACCGATACCTATGGCGATCTTGTCGACGTACGACGCTATGCAACGGACGAAGATCTTGCTGTAGATGCTAGAGCCGGTCACATAGACGATATTACCCACTCGCGCTGTCGTCACTCCAAGTCAATGCTGAAGGCAGCGGAATCGCTACCAGCTCGCCGCTGA
- a CDS encoding transporter substrate-binding domain-containing protein, with protein MREPKSYFGHGVAAAFHPRNEALAEQFNEALREIKQDGTYDELMHKYVDYNIKI; from the coding sequence ATCCGCGAGCCCAAGAGCTATTTCGGACACGGAGTCGCGGCAGCCTTCCACCCTCGCAATGAAGCGTTGGCGGAGCAGTTCAATGAAGCACTGAGAGAGATCAAGCAAGACGGCACCTATGATGAGCTAATGCATAAGTACGTCGACTACAACATCAAGATTTGA
- a CDS encoding 3TM-type holin, translating to MSIAAKALSVITGPLFSVIDKAVTDKDEAARLKHEIQTQLIDAEDSALKSQMQVVLAEAAGESWLQRNWRPILMLTIVAIVANNYLIAPYLSAMFGVGLTLPLPEALWNLMTLGVGGYIAGQTAERGISSWQSGQVAKEQAKAQGVYRNIQSG from the coding sequence ATGAGCATTGCAGCTAAGGCGTTATCGGTGATTACCGGCCCGCTGTTCAGCGTAATCGACAAGGCAGTCACCGACAAAGACGAAGCCGCCCGACTCAAGCACGAGATCCAAACTCAGTTGATCGATGCTGAGGACAGTGCACTCAAAAGCCAAATGCAGGTGGTATTGGCAGAAGCGGCTGGTGAGAGTTGGCTGCAACGTAACTGGCGCCCGATTCTCATGCTCACGATTGTGGCAATCGTCGCCAATAACTACCTAATTGCGCCGTATCTGTCTGCCATGTTTGGCGTAGGCCTGACGCTGCCATTACCCGAAGCGCTCTGGAATCTCATGACGCTAGGTGTTGGTGGCTATATCGCTGGTCAGACTGCCGAGCGTGGTATTTCAAGTTGGCAGAGTGGACAGGTGGCCAAGGAGCAGGCCAAGGCGCAAGGAGTGTATCGAAATATTCAAAGTGGATGA
- a CDS encoding glycoside hydrolase family 104 protein, whose product MPRITPQAAGGKNVCAFLDVLAFAEIGKPMLKDPRTDDGYRVIVGSIPSKLILLDDYTDHPRQSVKVRKGLYSTAAGRYQQLSRFWPHYRDHLGLPDFGPISQDRCAIQQIREQRALPLIKAGEIAEAIYRCRNIWASLPGAGYGQHEHSLERLLLEFKRAQGELCANDQTWYERAKLRRAA is encoded by the coding sequence ATGCCCCGTATTACTCCCCAAGCCGCTGGCGGCAAGAACGTCTGCGCGTTTCTCGATGTGTTGGCGTTTGCCGAGATCGGCAAGCCGATGCTTAAAGACCCACGCACCGATGACGGGTACCGCGTCATTGTGGGCTCTATCCCTAGCAAGCTGATTCTGCTGGATGATTACACCGACCACCCGCGCCAAAGCGTGAAGGTGCGTAAAGGCCTGTACTCAACAGCAGCAGGCCGGTACCAGCAGTTAAGCCGCTTTTGGCCTCATTACCGCGACCATCTTGGTTTGCCCGATTTTGGGCCAATCAGCCAAGACCGTTGCGCCATTCAGCAAATTCGAGAGCAGCGCGCCTTGCCCCTCATTAAAGCGGGCGAGATTGCCGAGGCTATCTATCGGTGCCGGAATATCTGGGCATCGCTACCAGGTGCAGGCTACGGCCAACATGAGCATTCATTAGAGCGCCTGCTGCTGGAGTTTAAGCGCGCCCAAGGTGAGCTGTGTGCTAACGACCAGACCTGGTACGAGCGCGCCAAGTTACGGAGGGCGGCGTAG
- a CDS encoding DUF3892 domain-containing protein, with protein MADRRVTATGKDKDGDITKLCKTGEWWSPVGKATAINEIEQGTHSYYVQDGSGNRADIHVVGSGTSKYLRTNADASSSNNLDNLPDC; from the coding sequence ATGGCTGATCGCAGAGTAACGGCTACAGGCAAAGATAAAGATGGTGATATCACCAAGCTTTGTAAAACTGGTGAGTGGTGGTCGCCCGTTGGGAAGGCAACCGCAATTAACGAGATTGAGCAAGGCACCCATTCTTATTATGTCCAAGATGGTTCCGGCAACAGGGCTGATATTCACGTAGTAGGTTCAGGCACAAGCAAGTACCTGCGCACAAACGCTGATGCTTCTTCGTCTAATAATCTTGATAACTTGCCTGATTGCTAG